AACCGTATTGGCATCTGTAGCACGAGATGAAGTCAAAATTAACTTGGATTGGGTAGAAGAGAAAAGAAGcgtatcaaaatattttaaacgcgtttattgacattttgtaaCTATCGTAATAATATCGGTATTCACGACCATATTGATATTATTACGTTTTGAATATTGATATATTAACTTTatcttgataaaattattataatattattgcctGTTAGattaaatactttaaatttgtgttgaaataatatttattatgtatttaattaaatgtggtaaataaaatatatccgtctatatattattatcacaggCCAAAAAAATCTGCCTGGGTtctatatgttttttatttatcctaTGTAACCAATTTTTCCTAGAATTTTAAGCAAAATTTCTAGAAAATTAACTTATAATCTATTTTAccttaacttatttaaaaaccggccaaatgcgagtgaGACTCGTGCATCGtgagttccgtacctactacactcGAATTTTGTCCattattttgcacaataaatcaaaagccatttaaatgcataaaaataaataaaaatctgttttggaatgtacaggtaaagccccttcatatgataccctacttgttatagtaatcttattttgaaagttgaaaatactaattattagttcgcaaaacattttagtatttttttgtgatgtaacgacaaattcacggttttcggatttattcctttacttgtgctataagacctacctacccaacaaatttcatgattctaggtcaacgggaagtaccctataggttttcttgacagacagacaacaaagtgatcctataagggttcctttttctttttgaggtacggaaccctaaaaataagtcaaactttttaataagtacctaattaatttgaatgaacctgtaaaaaaaattataaatgtttggtgtaatataataaaattacaagtgTGTGTAAAATCTCCATAAAACATTCATCCTAGGACCTAGCATGGATGTTTTATGGATATACTTTGTTATTTTTCAAGGTCGATGGCAACCAATAAATCAATATAGGGCTGAGCTTATCACGAGACTGTGGGATGCTAGAACTAGTGAACAGCTGAAGATGAGGGGAAGTATCAATTTATTCTGGTTTAATACTTTTCTAAGGAATGACCATTATAAATTGAGACCCTACATGAAGTGTCAAATAATCCTGGTTACACCTACGTTTATGCTTACTACCATCATAAATAGAGACGTTATATAGGTGATCCGGTAAGGTGTCAACTTAAACTGGCATTTGTATACTTTTGTACAACAGGACCATCTTAAGTTGAAACTCCTTACGAGAGGAATCATTTTATGTTGGTATTTCATACTTACATTAAataaaacaggccaagtgcgagtcaggctcgcgcaatgagggttccgtactacagtcgtattttttcgacattttgcacgataattcaaaaaccatgatgcataaaaataaataaaaatctgttttagaatgtacaagtgaagacctttcatatgataccgcacttgatacactccgaaagttgaaaatactactaattataattattagtccatgaccacaattaaattttttttgtgtaatctaaccctaaattcatgtttttcagattttttccccaaatgtcagctataagatctacctacctgccaaatttcatgattctaggtcaacgggaagtaccctgtaggtttctagactgacagacagacagacaacaaagtgatcctataagggtttcgtttttacggaaccctaataaccaTTATAAATGGGGATACACCAGACCATACCAGTCTTACCATAGCAGTCGGTGCACGTGGCCAACACAGCTGCCTAAGGCCCGgtttccacctaagcggagcggagagatgTGCTAGTCAACCTATCAgacttttttttatagattGCGCTGAATTTGCGTGATATTTTTTCACATCATCATGTAGGTATCATCCTtcgttatattattatgtacctgtGATTATTACTAATCTCCACTCTCCAGGCGCATcatgtgcgggtgtgtggggctggggcgtccccccgcctcataccccgattgccatctcgacctgtcggtaCCCTCATTTAAACATTTTCAAGAGGGGGTGGGTAAAATAGAGAGAAAGAAAATAACTGaattttcatacatttatttatgtacttaggtacttacaatattattaaattaattaggtacctacttagcatTAACAACAAATTAGTGACTTAATTTTAGTAGACAAAACTTAGGCAGATTTAAATTTCAGtctttaagtaataataattagaaaacTTACAATCGCAATAAGTAGATAGCACGCCTAGGCCATAAACAATTCAAAATAAACAATAGTGAATAGATTATTATCCTTAGACTATTTACAATACAATTGAAATAGTTTATTAATACAATGGAAAAATAgcacaaacatacaaaaattacTGTTCAATTTGCTTTTTAACTGGACCTGTTTTTATTATTGGCACAATTCGCTCACCGGTCGACGGCATGGGTAACACTTTAGGCGCGGTTATGATTAAAACCCCATCGGAAGATAACTTGGATTCCACTGTGTCTGGCAAACAACCCTCTGGTAGAGCGTAACGCCTCACGAACTGTCTGGAAACATAACCGTGCTCATCCAGCCTTTCTTCGTGCTTTCCTTCCACTGTGACGAAACCATTCACAACTTTAACACTGATATCCTCTGGCGCGAAGTGCTGCACATCCACATTTAACTGGAATTTCTCGTAATCAGACTCAGTCCTCTCCTTCATAGCCATGTTGTTCATAATAGACGACAGCTGATCAATTGTTCGGAACATATTTTCGAACTGTTTGAAGTAATCGTGCGGCACTACTTGGTTTATTGGTCTGAAGAAGTCTCTGTCTACCATTTTGCAAGGTCTTTCGCCGAAAAGATTTGGAATTAACGCCATTTCTTCTTGTTTTTCTTCACAAATTCGCTTTCTCTTATCACCAAAGTTATTTTCTCACGATTGACGGCCACAGACGCGAACGCGCGGCCTTTTATAGTCTGGGCAGCGCCACCTATTGGTGACGTGCGTGTCAAGAAAGTTCAAGAAAACTCTCGCACGCCAAACTATAATATTTGAATTCTAGAACAATCCGATGAACATGAAAATATGAACAGCTTCTGCGTGAGCGAACAGAGTCATCTAGTGACGAGTAGCTGTACTACGTGGATTGTTTTTTCTAAAGTGTTTATCAAAGCACCGATAGATGTCacgatatttaatatttttatatgtttttgtcacaatattttaattttcgctGTGTAATTTTTGGAGCATAGTAGGAATCCGAGATGTGAATTCCGAATGATGTGACTTGTGAGCCTACGGAAGCGAAACTGGGAGGTGGTTAggccacagactacagtgtataaatAGGCCACGCGAAGTGAGCGAAATGAAGGCTGAAAAGGTGAGTTGAATGAAGGGATGACGGGGTGAGTCTTCCGGCGTATCTAGCTCATTCAAAAATCAatccggtaggtaggtacctatatatggTTAAAACGCTTTCTTTCGGTGAAATATATAATCGGTACAGTCATTGACACTGTGGATAATAAGtaggtgggtaggtacctacctacttaaataaataacatgtaAATTACTTATTGTAATGAATACCTACATGAATATATCTTTTGCACGCGACACCATCAGCCTCttaaaagaataatttagaCAGATCTATACTTATAAAGGTATGAAATAAAAGCGAAGTGAGCgtgaatttttaaaagtttagagAAAACTTACCTATCTAAACGCTGTTTTGTGCTACCAAGTATTGCGTTAATAGTTAAATACGTACACAcacaattacctacctacatttgtttatttttttctattagtAGCTAGTTATtgcagataataataataaacaattacgAATGCAATGTCATTGGGCTATCAGTCGCCGCAGAGACGACGGACAGGCGACATGACTTGGAAAATAATAGCTTCGGTGCTGTTTACCACCTTGGGGTAAGCTTTtctttcaaaattttttttgcccgcgacttcatctgcgtggatataggtttttcataatcccgtgggattgattttccgggtaaaAAGAAGCctttgtcctttcccgggatgaacGCTATCGCTGTgctaaaatttcatcaaaatcggttgaatggatgggtcGTAATTAATAAAAAGTTGTATAGTTAGGTTACTTAGTTAAAAATCATCTACGcacttaaaaaaattagttaaactTTAATATTACAGATTTGGTGGCACATTTTCCTATGAATCGTCGGAAAAACTATGCTTTCCTGATGATTTTATATTCGGCGTCGCCACTGCCGCGTACCAGATAGAGGGGGCATGGAATACATCAGGTAAGTGTTCCATTTTATATTCGGCGTCGCCACTGCCGCGTACCAGATAGAGGGGGCATGGAATACATCAGGTAAGTGTTCCATTTTATATTCGGCGTCGCCACTGCCGCGTACCAGATAGAGGGGGCATGGAATACATCAGGTAAGTGTTCCATTTTATATTCGGCGTCGCCACTGCCGCGTACCAGATAGAGGGGGCATGGAATACATCAGGTAAGTGTTCCATTTATATTCGGCGTCGCCACTGCCGCGTACCAGATAGAGGGGGCATGGAATACATCAGGTAAGTGTTCCATTTTATATTCGGCGTCGCCACTGCCGCGTACCAGATAGAGGGGGCATGGAATACATCAGGTAAGTGTTCCATTTTATATTCGGCGTCGCCACTGCCACGTACCAGATAGAGGGGGCATGGAATACATCAGGTAAGTGTTCCATTTTATATTCGGCGTCGCCACTGCCGCGTACCAGATAGAGGGGGCATGGAATACATCAGGTAAGTGTTCCATTTTATATTCGGCGTCGCCACTGCCGCGTACCAGATAGAGGGGGCATGGAATACATCAGGTAAGTGTTCCATTTTATATTCGGCGTCGCCACTGCCGCGTACCAGATAGAGGGGGCATGGAATACATCAGGTAAGTGTTCCATTTTATATTCGGCGTCGCCACTGCCGCGTACCAGATAGAGGGGGCATGGAATACATCAGGTAAGTGTTCCATTTTATATTCGGCGTCGCCACTGCCGCGTACCAGATAGAGGGCGCATGGAATACATCAGGTAAGTGTTCCATTTTATATTCGGCGTCGCCACTGCCGCGTACCAGATAGATGGAATACAtcaggtaagtaaataaataaataaaatgtttttaattccaTCAAcaaaaggatcatattggtgttagtaattacacgaaacttataacaccttgggaccccaacgtctatcggttgtacgaactatgtgccctgcccattgccacaaCACAACTtacaatacatacctacttagtcctTACATTTAATGACTGTAGCGTTAGTTGGTTTTATCCTTACCATTTTCCGCCCCAAACGTCCATTAAAAGCTAtgcttaaaaaaattacttcatCAGGAAAAGGCGAAAGTATCTGGGACAGATACACCCACGAGAGACCAGACCGTATCTTCGACCACCACAACGGCGACGTCGCGGCGGACTCCTACCACTTGTTCCGGCAGGACGTCACCATGCTGCAGTACCTCGGCGTTCAGCATTACCGCTTCTCCATATCCTGGGCGAGGATCCTGCCTAACGGGTTGAGCAAGTAGGTATACTCATTTATCTTTTACGAGACGATGAAGTGGTAGGAGAGAACAAACGTCTCTTCTAAGGCATTATTGGAAGACGACGTCCTTGCCTGCGATAGAGTAGAAGTGGGTTGCGGAGACTTACAGTTGGCACGGATCCGCCACTgcaccttttttagggttctgtacctcaaaaggaaaaacggaacccttataggatcactttgttgtctgtctgtcaagaaacctaggtacagggtacttcctgttgacctagaatcatgaaatttggtaggtatatagCTGGTaataggggaaaaatctgaaaaccgtgaatttgtggttacatcacacaaaaaaaatttaaattgtggtcataaatttataattagtatttcccattttctaagtaagataactatatcaagtggggtatcatatgaaagatcttcacatgtacctacgtgctaaaacagatttttatttatttttatgcatctagtttttgaattatcgtgcaaaatgtcgaaaaaatacgactgtattacggaacccttgttgcgcgagcctgactcgcacttggccggtttttgtcagTTTATTTGGGCTTTAGATAGGTTCTATACTGCCTGATTGACAATTCCATGATTCCATAACTCAGActcaaaaaaacttatttttagaaAACCCATTTGCATTGCAGTGAAATAAACGAAGATGGCATCAGGTACTACATGGAGCTGCTCGATGAGCTGAACAGCCATGGTATCAGTCCAATGGTGACGATGTACCACTGGGACTTACCTCAGGCCCTGCAGGACCTGGGAGGATGGACCAACCCTATCATTGCTGAGTACTTTGTGGATTATGCTCGAGTAAGTTCACCTATCACTGATGTTTTCTGATTGAAGCCATTGATCCGTCCAGTCATGacgatgtatgtagggatgatgATGTAGGGATCTGCCTGGATCCTGCAGAATCTGGGAGGCTGGACTTTCGAACtaagtgccctgcccattgctacttcagcttgaCAACTCGCTGAGTTATGTCGGTAACTCTaggtctcctacggatctcctcatgatTTGTTACGAAGAGTAAcaccaagcatagctctctccatcgcccgctgagtgactctgagctttcttatgaggcccatagttagcgaccatgtctcggatccatatgtcatcactggtaagtggtaacacgcactgttcgaagactttggtcttcaagtaaTTTCTATTCAGTTCTTCTTCGATTAAGGTttcttaaaatcctgtgggaattctttgatttttcggtattaaaagtagcctacgtgctctcccaggatgcaagctaactctgtaccaaatttcatcaaaatcgcccgccgaaaacggatgggccgtgaaaagctagcagacagacagactgacagacagacggacagacataaacttttcgcatttattatattggtATGGATATGGAAGCATGGATTCCTGTATTTTTATAAGTttctttctaaataattttaaatccaTTATCAataattgcggaccggcagcaatcgaacccgcgtctcctgggatcgcgcccgacgctctgaccactaggctacggctagcttgctgccagtgaggagacgcgggttcgattcctgccggtccgaaatttatcaaaaattatgtatttaaaattatttggatTCTACTAACCTAGAATCttcgcgcaccactggcactagaggcggaacagctcggaccgtgatcgtggaccatTGGGTgcttgaggaaggatccggacacgcgcggggcacgcggggatctgcgtttttttttttttttttttttatcgtgCACGTCTGCcacagaaaggggagaaagactcaTAGGTACAAGGAAAGGATAGAAATAATtagtagggagtcaagaaggcgccccgggaaaagccaccgagcaagtaccgaacgggcgccctcccgcgtttcggcccatataatcgcgaggttggtggggccatgggaggtagtgggttgacctagaatctctCACATTTCAGGTACTCTTCGACCATTTCGGCGACAAAGTGAACGTCTGGTTGACCTTCAACGAGCCACTGTCCTTCTGCCACGATGGTTACGGTGGCTACGACGCACCAGGCGCGCACTCCAGTGGCTTCGAAGACTATCTGTGTGCTCATAACGTGCTCCGGGCACATGGCATGGTGTACCGCTTGTATACAGACCAATACAAGGATAAAATAAGTAatcactaattatttattttactagctaatgccagcgacttcgtacgcgtggatttaatttgCTACTTCAGCTTGACAACTCGCTGAGTTATGTCGGTAACTCTaggtctcctacggatctcctcatgatTTGTTACGTAGAGTAAcaccaagcatagctctctccatcgcccgctgagtgactctgagctttcttatgaggcccatagttagcgaccatgtctcggatccatatgtcatcactggtaagtggtaacacgcactgttcgaagactttggtcttcaagtaaTTTCTATTCAGTTCTTCTTcgattaggtttcttaaaatcccgtgggacatctttgatttcccgggataaaagtagcctatgtcactctccaggtcttcaactatacccatgcaaaaaagtcACCATCGATCCGTTGGTCCCtctgtgacgtgattgaaggacaaaccaacaaaccaataaaccaacaaacaaacacacttttgcatttataataagaacaACTGAAATCTCATACTTTAGTTCGATTTACAATAAGGAATTAGCATCTCTTCCTTGTAAATCTAtgtttttcagtaataaaaggcTTAATCCTCTAAAGGCTcttcctatagtacgcgacaggtcgaggtagcaatcggggtatgaggcggggggtgcCCCGCTTATCCGCTCCTTTCAGAAATACGTTGGTTTCGataatcacccactgcgcaggcaCAATATCAGAGCTCTTCTGTTGTGATTCTAactcatagagcagaaacaaagaggagttggcctaagcaactgtgcactgtgattttcaactaggtcctgacgtcatcactgtgggcggggccttagttagtatgctgtctgcgttcgtcaggttcacatatattgagactcgtattatcggtgtgttttcgcgtttttaagaacaaaaggatgaagtgttgtgttttatcgtgtcaaagttattcagacagacgttctgatgctatgaatggtatcacatttcatttgtaagtaattttatacgtaatttctacacttattgacatctagtgtgagatagctgaactatgtagtggcatcaatatatcgatgttaggtcgctaagcgagtagttttgctactaacccgcagatggaaacttgagaagtgggcggcgttccacaacccctcaccccgcaaaatgtcactcgatatttcatagggaaatcttaatacaacatctcctctttgtttctgctctatgttcTAACttatatacataaaataaaatctaaaattgtATTGCTGCAACATTTTACATTTATACggctttatttatattagtttctgagagtagatacctacctaatgaactGTGGTATCACTTATCTCTTTATTACAAGTCAATGACTTCATGACTTGATTATAGTAAATAGGTCTTCTTGGGGGGACTTTAGGGGGTCgaacggggggggggggggggggggggtttccagccgttccgaagatttgCCTGTTCAAacagaatattttataaaagtgtgattcagttatggtacatttcaaataaccatatgagcttaatttgaggaAGTTAGGTacttcgaaattacagacagacacttcagtttaatttattagtatagCTAGATAGTACCTATAGAATTAGTATAGAAATCTAGATGTATGACATTTCAGAGAGTGTCGGTATCACCCTGAACTTCTCGTGGCTGGAGCCGGCCACGACTTCTGATGCTGACCAGATTGCTGCGGAGACTGCCAGACAGTTCTACGTAAGAGATTCCTACTACTTAAACTTTCCACTACTTAAACTTTCTACTACTTCAACTTTCTACTGAATTCCCTTTTATTTACTTGTGTGAAAGTAGTGACAAGTTGGCAAAGCTCCCTTTGAGTCTACTTTATTTTGTTCgaggctgatttttcaatcgccaaatgcATTTCTGAGTTTTTGGGAAAACCACCCCTTAATTAACTCTAATCAAAGTTGGTTTCACAATTATTTGCATGCATGTTGAAACAACGGTCTAAGCCGTTTGTTGGTACAATGAGTACCGTTACCTACCAATACCGTTACCGAACTGTACCGTTATCGTTAGGCAGTGAagcgagtagaactagaaacttaaacgagttggcgatcagcgggaagcaaCTGTGAAcaagtttcgatagttttgtcgccgggctataagcgagtgtgcaagtgcgttTCCCTACTTTTTAGTTTCCCTACTTTTTGATCTAAGTTTACGCACCCtggtcctgtgcaaacctgcgcgcgcgttacacgtgttcaagcgtgctagcatcgctgaacgaatatcgctgagcgagtttatttttgaaagctcgtcgctcagcgacaaaactagtaaagcgagtcgtcgacggcagtgtgaacagtcagagagcatcttttgatatatgcatctctttcgtttacacggaatgtacatt
This genomic stretch from Maniola hyperantus chromosome 2, iAphHyp1.2, whole genome shotgun sequence harbors:
- the LOC117988508 gene encoding protein lethal(2)essential for life-like, producing the protein MALIPNLFGERPCKMVDRDFFRPINQVVPHDYFKQFENMFRTIDQLSSIMNNMAMKERTESDYEKFQLNVDVQHFAPEDISVKVVNGFVTVEGKHEERLDEHGYVSRQFVRRYALPEGCLPDTVESKLSSDGVLIITAPKVLPMPSTGERIVPIIKTGPVKKQIEQ